Proteins encoded by one window of Vigna radiata var. radiata cultivar VC1973A chromosome 5, Vradiata_ver6, whole genome shotgun sequence:
- the LOC106762343 gene encoding 26S proteasome non-ATPase regulatory subunit 11 homolog, which produces MSSSYLPATTESIVLANEAASPTEAISILYRVLDDPSSSPDALRMKEQAITLLTKHLTEENRGEDLRSLLTQLRPFFSLIPKAKTAKIVRGIIDSVAKIPGTSDLQIALCKEMVQWTRAEKRTFLRQRVEARLAALLMENKEYSEALTLLSGLVKEVRRLDDKLLLVDIDLLESKLHFSLRNLPKAKAALTAARTAANAIYVPPAQQGAIDLQSGILHAEEKDYKTAYSYFFEAFESFNALDDPKAVFSLKYMLLCKIMVNQADDVGGIISSKAGLQYLGPDLDAMKAVADAHSKRSLRLFEIALRDYKAQLEEDPIVHRHLSSLYDTLLEQNLCRLIEPFSRVEIAHIAELIELPVDHVERKLSQMILDKKFAGTLDQGAGCLVIFDDPKTDAIYPATLETISNIGKVVDSLYVRSAKIMA; this is translated from the coding sequence ATGTCTTCCTCTTATCTTCCTGCCACTACTGAGTCAATTGTTCTGGCAAACGAGGCCGCAAGCCCAACTGAGGCCATCTCCATTCTTTATCGGGTACTTGAtgatccttcttcttcaccagaTGCTCTGCGTATGAAAGAGCAAGCAATCACACTCCTCACTAAGCATCTCACAGAAGAGAATAGGGGAGAGGATCTCCGCAGCCTTCTCACTCAGTTGAGGCCATTCTTCTCCTTGATACCAAAGGCAAAAACTGCAAAGATTGTTAGGGGAATTATTGACTCAGTTGCTAAAATACCTGGGACGTCTGATCTCCAAATTGCACTCTGTAAAGAAATGGTGCAATGGACTCGTGCTGAGAAGCGTACCTTTCTGAGACAACGTGTTGAGGCGAGACTTGCAGCACTTTTGATGGAAAATAAGGAGTATTCTGAAGCTTTGACTCTTCTCTCTGGCTTGGTCAAAGAGGTTAGGAGATTAGATGACAAACTTCTTCTAGTTGACATAGACTTGCTGGAGAGCAAGCTCCATTTCTCCTTAAGAAACCTTCCTAAGGCAAAAGCTGCTCTCACGGCTGCAAGAACAGCTGCAAATGCTATTTATGTGCCTCCAGCTCAACAAGGGGCCATAGATCTGCAGAGTGGAATACTTCATGCTGAGGAGAAGGATTATAAAACTGCTTATAGCTATTTCTTTGAAGCTTTCGAATCATTCAATGCTCTTGATGACCCCAAGGCTGTATTTAGCCTGAAATATATGTTGCTGTGTAAGATCATGGTGAATCAAGCTGATGACGTGGGAGGAATTATTTCCTCTAAAGCAGGACTGCAATATCTTGGGCCTGACTTGGATGCTATGAAAGCTGTTGCTGATGCACACTCTAAGCGGTCCCTTAGGTTGTTTGAAATTGCTCTGCGGGACTACAAGGCACAGTTGGAGGAAGACCCAATTGTCCACAGGCACCTTTCATCCTTGTACGACACCCTACTGGAGCAGAATCTTTGCAGATTGATTGAACCTTTCTCAAGGGTTGAGATTGCACATATTGCTGAACTTATTGAACTTCCCGTTGATCATGTGGAGCGAAAGTTGTCTCAGATGATTTTGGACAAGAAATTTGCTGGAACATTGGATCAAGGTGCTGGATGCCTTGTCATATTTGATGATCCCAAGACTGATGCTATATACCCTGCAACTCTAGAGACCATTTCCAATATTGGGAAAGTTGTCGACAGTCTTTATGTTAGGTCTGCCAAGATAATGGCATGA